One Anoxybacillus amylolyticus genomic window, ATAGTAACGCAGGGGGAACGAAACGATGTTAAAATACGTATCGATGATGATGTTAGCATTGGCGGTGAGTTTAGACAGTTTAAGCGTTGGGGTGACGTACGGGATGCGGAAAATGAAATTTCCGCTTTCCTCACTAGTAGTCATTGCATTGTTTTCAGGGTTCATGCTGCTTATGTCTATGTACGTCGGTTCTTTTCTCGTTCTGTTATTGCCGGTGCGTGTGGAAAAAGCAATTGCCGCGTGCATTTTAGTGGCGATCGGTGTGTGGGCGATTTATAACGTATTAAAGAAGCGAGAAGATGAGCTAGAAGAGATGGTACCTCGGCCCGCGACAACAATGAAAATATGGCGTGTCCATTTAAAACGGCTAGGCATTGTCATCCAAATTTTAAAGCGTCCGTCGCTAGCTGATTTGGATGGCTCGGGCAGCATTAGCATGAACGAGGCGCTCTTGATTGGCTTTGCGCTATCAATGGATGCGTTCGGAGCAGGTTTAAGCGC contains:
- the ytaF gene encoding sporulation membrane protein YtaF; the encoded protein is MLKYVSMMMLALAVSLDSLSVGVTYGMRKMKFPLSSLVVIALFSGFMLLMSMYVGSFLVLLLPVRVEKAIAACILVAIGVWAIYNVLKKREDELEEMVPRPATTMKIWRVHLKRLGIVIQILKRPSLADLDGSGSISMNEALLIGFALSMDAFGAGLSASLLGYSPLMLALLVSLLNMLFIHFGLKTGYTFAKTKIMKKATVIPGVILICLGISKIFF